One region of Priestia megaterium genomic DNA includes:
- a CDS encoding MerR family transcriptional regulator has product MIYFSTGQAAKKLGLTVRTLRYYDQIGLLHPSSKAENGKRSYSETDLVTLEKITLLKNLAVPLRDIELILHQVSIDELLAIHQQKLQQKASEIQRALEHTHTLRNSIKIEGELNWKQLLPLVHNQPTTQSSWTDLLSIEESEILQRDMPKLENESADKWISIIKRIQLCLKHQRSPQSEDGQLIAADILLLSSELFGPHTDLEKAFWDIRKSPEASSSLNLYPIDSEVLQFIEDAIIFYEQHIKE; this is encoded by the coding sequence ATGATTTATTTTTCTACGGGGCAAGCCGCTAAAAAATTAGGGCTCACGGTGCGTACGCTTCGTTACTACGATCAAATCGGATTGCTTCATCCATCGTCAAAAGCCGAAAATGGAAAACGCTCCTACTCAGAAACGGACTTAGTCACACTAGAGAAAATTACCCTGTTAAAAAACTTAGCCGTTCCTTTGCGAGATATTGAACTTATTCTTCATCAAGTAAGTATTGATGAACTTTTAGCGATTCATCAGCAAAAACTTCAGCAAAAAGCTTCAGAAATTCAGCGAGCTTTAGAACACACCCACACTCTTCGCAACAGTATAAAAATAGAAGGTGAACTAAACTGGAAGCAGCTCCTTCCTTTAGTTCACAATCAGCCTACTACACAAAGCAGCTGGACTGATCTGCTTTCAATAGAAGAAAGTGAGATTCTGCAGCGTGATATGCCTAAACTGGAGAATGAGAGTGCTGATAAATGGATCAGCATCATTAAACGAATTCAGCTGTGTTTAAAGCATCAGCGTTCACCACAGTCTGAAGATGGCCAGCTGATTGCGGCGGATATACTGCTTTTATCAAGTGAGCTATTTGGCCCTCATACCGATTTAGAGAAAGCCTTTTGGGATATTCGCAAATCTCCTGAGGCATCCAGTTCACTTAATCTCTATCCTATTGACAGCGAAGTCCTTCAATTTATTGAAGATGCGATTATTTTTTACGAACAACACATAAAGGAATGA
- a CDS encoding MFS transporter — translation MKVLKKEKLFANSSYKKLFISSTAASFGDLFDMFAVMTLFTYVWHANSLWITLIPVAYALPSILLSQAAGNLADRYNKVQLMFLSELVRLLFTCLLFFTNEPLLALGVLTLRSMSSVMKVPAQLAYVREVVKEDQLLQASTLQNIMFQIAKVVGPFLGAAALTFTTPKACILVNAAACMISIGLLFSLKKAGENIQGQAARSSHQAKEAYSNGWELVFQHPILLRVVVLFHVSYFVVMLVDAQISIFLRDVLPHNPEMLGWLLSGIGIGALATGVYLNRKKHVHHPFRLLSLGLLLFGGALFFISCFNPAVMSRYFILIAAPIGGAGVGLNLLLFNYIVQAYSDKEHLGKVYGFINTLTSAVLLTAPLLGGMVVKLAGAQTTFLTAAIIIVSVGFVSMVMSLRDKQERNVQIDA, via the coding sequence ATGAAAGTATTGAAAAAAGAAAAGCTGTTTGCTAATTCTTCTTATAAAAAATTATTTATTTCAAGTACTGCGGCAAGCTTCGGAGATTTATTTGATATGTTTGCGGTGATGACGCTTTTTACATACGTGTGGCACGCAAATTCCCTCTGGATTACGCTTATTCCTGTCGCGTACGCTTTGCCTAGCATCCTGCTAAGTCAAGCAGCTGGAAATTTAGCAGACCGCTACAATAAAGTACAGCTGATGTTTCTGTCTGAACTAGTCCGTCTTCTGTTTACATGTCTGTTGTTTTTCACAAATGAACCGCTTTTGGCACTAGGGGTGCTGACGCTGCGCTCTATGAGTTCTGTTATGAAAGTGCCCGCACAGCTCGCTTACGTTCGAGAAGTGGTCAAAGAAGACCAGCTGCTGCAGGCCTCTACTTTACAAAACATTATGTTTCAAATTGCCAAAGTTGTGGGACCGTTTCTCGGAGCCGCCGCGCTGACGTTTACAACGCCTAAAGCATGTATTTTAGTTAACGCCGCAGCTTGTATGATTTCTATCGGCTTGCTGTTTTCACTTAAAAAAGCAGGTGAAAATATTCAAGGGCAAGCTGCTCGTTCTTCCCATCAAGCGAAAGAAGCGTACTCAAACGGCTGGGAACTCGTTTTTCAGCACCCAATTCTTTTACGTGTCGTTGTTTTGTTTCACGTTTCATACTTTGTCGTCATGCTTGTTGACGCTCAAATTAGCATCTTTCTTCGAGATGTGCTCCCTCATAACCCGGAAATGCTCGGCTGGCTGCTTTCTGGAATCGGGATAGGAGCGCTAGCAACAGGAGTGTATCTTAATCGAAAAAAACACGTTCATCATCCATTTAGGCTTTTATCACTTGGACTGCTTCTATTTGGAGGGGCTTTATTTTTCATTAGCTGCTTTAACCCAGCCGTTATGTCACGCTATTTTATTTTGATTGCTGCACCTATTGGAGGGGCCGGAGTTGGGCTTAATTTACTGCTGTTTAACTATATCGTTCAAGCATATAGCGACAAGGAACACCTCGGAAAAGTGTACGGATTCATTAACACCTTAACGAGTGCCGTTTTACTTACTGCTCCTCTTCTTGGAGGCATGGTCGTAAAGCTTGCAGGTGCTCAGACGACTTTTTTAACGGCGGCAATCATCATCGTAAGCGTTGGATTTGTGAGTATGGTGATGTCGCTGCGTGATAAACAGGAAAGAAACGTTCAGATTGACGCATAA
- a CDS encoding glycoside hydrolase family 32 protein, producing the protein MAESKYRTILEAKSGELEALKDKAIKDSWQPIYHIHPQYGLMNDPNGLIQLNGEYHVFYQWYPYGAMHGMKHWAHVKSTDLVTWERLPVALTPTEEYESHGAYSGGAIKKDGQGLLFYTGNVKYEDGSRSANQCIAMLKRDGSVEKYTHNPAVRGVPDGYTGHVRDPKVWKENDTYYMLLGAQRENETGALIVYESSDALQWSFKGEVQTSLPDFGYMWECPDYFKLDGKDVFVFSPQGIKADSHDFHNIYNVIYAVGTFDVESLTFEMEYYREIDKGFDFYAPQTFQDESGRRLLFAWIGNPDVDYPSDEYGWAHALTLPRELSLEGNELVQKPVEELNKLRDQAVHFRGTLKNEEVIIDEATNNAYEINMTFREIGAKQFGLELFNSKEEELRLVFDTEKQEVRLDRSSFHHQYATEYGVVRSEKWTASNEVDVRVFVDKSIVEIYINGGKIVFTSRVFPKKDSKSAVNVFAEGSVDYRIDYYGMSRGIS; encoded by the coding sequence ATGGCTGAATCGAAGTACAGAACGATTTTAGAAGCAAAATCTGGAGAGTTAGAAGCATTAAAAGACAAAGCAATCAAAGACAGCTGGCAGCCGATTTATCATATTCATCCACAGTACGGGCTGATGAATGATCCAAACGGATTGATTCAATTAAACGGTGAATATCACGTGTTTTATCAGTGGTATCCGTACGGTGCGATGCATGGAATGAAGCACTGGGCTCATGTGAAATCTACGGATTTAGTAACGTGGGAACGCCTTCCGGTTGCCCTAACACCAACGGAAGAATATGAATCGCACGGCGCATACTCAGGCGGCGCTATCAAAAAAGATGGTCAAGGGCTGCTGTTTTATACGGGGAATGTAAAATACGAAGACGGCTCACGCTCAGCTAATCAATGTATCGCGATGCTAAAAAGGGATGGAAGTGTAGAAAAATACACGCATAATCCAGCGGTACGAGGCGTTCCTGATGGGTATACAGGACATGTGCGCGATCCGAAAGTATGGAAAGAAAATGATACATATTATATGCTGCTGGGCGCTCAGCGTGAAAACGAAACGGGCGCATTAATTGTGTATGAATCAAGCGATGCGCTTCAGTGGTCATTTAAAGGCGAAGTTCAAACATCGCTTCCTGACTTTGGCTATATGTGGGAGTGCCCGGATTACTTTAAACTGGACGGAAAAGATGTGTTTGTCTTTTCACCGCAGGGAATCAAAGCGGACAGCCACGATTTTCATAATATTTATAATGTGATTTACGCGGTGGGAACCTTTGATGTGGAAAGTTTAACGTTTGAAATGGAGTATTACCGTGAAATTGATAAAGGATTTGACTTTTATGCACCGCAAACGTTTCAAGATGAAAGCGGACGTCGCTTGCTATTTGCATGGATTGGAAACCCGGACGTTGACTATCCATCAGACGAATACGGATGGGCCCATGCATTAACGCTTCCTCGTGAGCTTTCCCTTGAAGGTAATGAACTTGTTCAAAAGCCTGTAGAAGAGTTAAATAAGCTTCGAGATCAAGCGGTTCATTTTAGAGGAACGCTAAAAAATGAAGAAGTGATTATTGATGAAGCAACAAACAATGCCTATGAAATCAATATGACGTTCCGCGAGATAGGGGCCAAACAGTTTGGTTTAGAGCTGTTTAATAGTAAAGAAGAAGAGCTTCGCCTTGTGTTTGATACAGAAAAGCAAGAAGTGAGACTCGACCGCTCTTCATTCCACCATCAATATGCAACGGAATACGGTGTCGTTCGCTCTGAAAAATGGACGGCGTCAAATGAAGTCGATGTTCGCGTATTTGTCGACAAAAGCATTGTCGAAATTTATATAAACGGCGGTAAAATTGTCTTCACTTCCCGCGTATTCCCGAAAAAAGATTCTAAATCAGCTGTAAATGTATTTGCAGAGGGATCTGTGGACTACCGTATTGATTATTACGGTATGTCGCGCGGCATTTCGTAA
- a CDS encoding YtxH domain-containing protein has product MTKENVKETVGKETKGGSKELLVGTLVGSVVGVTTALLVAPKSGKELRASIQDGANQALAKTGQVKETVYAKGQDFKQRTARLSQKVSEQSSQVVNKVKSLRTAKEQPLAETAAAEELETTEIVQDPVLEAEAVQEELNTITQEVSDLEQSVDETRR; this is encoded by the coding sequence ATGACAAAAGAAAACGTAAAAGAAACAGTGGGTAAAGAAACAAAAGGTGGAAGCAAAGAGTTATTAGTCGGCACTTTAGTAGGCAGCGTAGTGGGTGTAACAACAGCTTTACTAGTAGCGCCAAAGTCAGGAAAAGAGCTGCGTGCTTCTATTCAAGACGGAGCGAATCAAGCACTTGCTAAAACAGGTCAAGTGAAAGAAACGGTATATGCAAAAGGCCAAGATTTCAAACAGCGCACGGCTCGTCTTTCACAAAAAGTCTCCGAACAATCTTCGCAAGTTGTCAACAAAGTGAAATCTCTACGCACTGCTAAAGAACAGCCGCTTGCAGAAACGGCTGCAGCAGAAGAGCTTGAAACGACAGAAATCGTTCAAGATCCTGTTCTTGAAGCTGAAGCGGTGCAAGAAGAATTAAATACAATTACGCAAGAAGTAAGTGACTTAGAACAATCTGTCGATGAAACAAGACGTTAA
- a CDS encoding DUF3221 domain-containing protein, whose translation MKFTVQSAALFLLFFICLSGCSDNAEQSKKPAGYLVQGRILQVKQNEILIANVIPRDTALDYTTKEILGSSDVQPIYVKVADDQTYKKGQLVKAWLKKDKSVQYSVPAKGEAVEVNILKQP comes from the coding sequence ATGAAGTTTACCGTTCAATCAGCTGCACTTTTTCTTCTCTTTTTTATTTGTTTAAGCGGCTGTTCGGATAACGCCGAGCAGTCAAAAAAGCCGGCCGGCTATTTAGTTCAAGGGCGCATTTTACAAGTGAAACAGAATGAAATTCTCATTGCAAACGTCATTCCGCGAGATACCGCGCTTGACTATACAACCAAAGAAATACTTGGTTCTAGCGATGTACAGCCTATTTATGTAAAAGTTGCAGATGATCAAACATACAAAAAAGGACAGCTCGTTAAAGCATGGCTCAAAAAAGACAAAAGCGTTCAGTATTCTGTTCCCGCAAAAGGCGAGGCTGTGGAAGTCAACATTTTAAAACAGCCGTAG
- a CDS encoding patatin-like phospholipase family protein, translating to MKADAVFEGGGVRGIAFTGAIEAMEESNVEWQRLAGTSAGALIAALLASGYKSGEIRKELQNMDYAKFRGKTIINRIPLIGNLIELMVHLGFYKNDYLEKWVYGLLREKGIETFADLPADKLKIIASDISNGQMLVLPDDLPRYGMQPSDMKISQAVMMSASIPFFFRPVIWKSKGFKRSYIVDGALLSNFPIWLFDTEHPRFPTFGFRFVKEEIDTAAIIPTPVHLFKSMFTTMLQAHDLRYLNAETKERTVQIPTGVITATDFALKEEEIEFLYESGYISAKRFLEKWDFEQHKMNRTERPLTRRKLL from the coding sequence GTGAAAGCAGATGCTGTGTTTGAAGGGGGAGGAGTTCGAGGAATCGCATTCACCGGTGCGATTGAAGCGATGGAAGAAAGCAATGTAGAATGGCAGCGTCTAGCAGGTACGTCAGCCGGAGCGTTGATTGCGGCACTTTTGGCGAGCGGCTATAAAAGCGGGGAAATTCGCAAGGAGCTTCAAAACATGGACTATGCCAAGTTTCGCGGAAAAACGATCATTAACCGAATTCCTCTCATTGGCAACTTGATTGAACTGATGGTTCATTTAGGTTTTTATAAAAATGATTATTTGGAAAAATGGGTGTACGGTCTGCTGCGTGAAAAAGGAATCGAAACGTTTGCAGATTTGCCTGCAGATAAGCTGAAAATTATTGCCTCAGATATTTCGAACGGACAGATGCTTGTGCTCCCTGACGATTTGCCCCGATACGGAATGCAGCCAAGCGATATGAAGATTTCACAAGCCGTGATGATGAGTGCGTCCATTCCTTTTTTCTTTCGTCCCGTCATTTGGAAATCCAAAGGGTTCAAGAGGTCATACATTGTCGATGGAGCGCTTTTAAGCAATTTTCCGATTTGGCTGTTTGATACGGAGCATCCGCGTTTCCCGACGTTTGGTTTTCGATTTGTAAAAGAAGAAATTGATACAGCTGCTATTATTCCAACACCTGTCCATTTATTTAAAAGCATGTTTACAACGATGCTGCAAGCTCACGATTTGCGGTATTTGAACGCGGAGACAAAAGAACGAACCGTACAAATTCCAACGGGTGTGATTACGGCAACGGATTTTGCATTAAAAGAAGAAGAAATCGAGTTTTTATATGAATCTGGTTATATATCAGCAAAGCGCTTTTTAGAAAAGTGGGATTTTGAACAGCATAAAATGAATCGGACCGAACGTCCGCTGACGCGAAGGAAGCTCCTGTAA
- a CDS encoding ABC transporter permease — protein sequence MTVFDLVKKNMRKNISRYSLYFFSMIFSIVVYYVFATLQYDQSISKVIGEEMRLQGIFNASNYVLLTFIVVFIWYTNSFFIRQRKRELGLYHLVGIEKRTIGKMIFYENMLLGIFSLVVGILLGTVFSRLFVLFLLKLMGLSFSITLTFSLQAVLKTAVVFLIVTIFISFQGYFIMYRYTLLDLFQAESKSERVNKMNSKRSIAVGGLGILLVGYGYYLSSGNIVTPNFFLIVAVVLFSVIFGTFLLFKATIEWLMGLYREHASRYYSFANMLSVSTMMYRIKANARVLTLITILSATTLVAVGVTYSSYYNTKADARSMQPYDYTLHSKNAAQGFMDVLRELDIQSNQYVYHIVKHSADLSDFRFITSGYYKDREQISFLDEEEVRKNGVSVPALSANETVIFDSMAKGKVFKPSTGKTAAVQLKESEQLALKVVKSEPLLILDSDSAGYQFVVNHDTFIKLSKAGKKQAVYVFNTDDGNKQNELTKNYHQIAKEAGESRTSYYDVFQAGLMSKGLFIFIGGFLGLVFLMATGSIIYFKQISEAEQERKRFEVLRKLGFSVSQMMSAVRKQQLFTFGLPLVIGILHSLFALKVITNLTGESLIVPVLIADAVYGVIYFIFYWLTMNYYRMVIKRL from the coding sequence ATGACCGTATTTGATCTTGTTAAAAAGAATATGCGCAAAAATATTAGTCGGTACAGCCTTTATTTCTTTTCAATGATTTTTAGTATTGTTGTGTACTATGTGTTTGCTACGCTTCAGTACGACCAATCGATTTCAAAAGTGATTGGAGAAGAGATGAGGCTGCAGGGCATTTTTAATGCTTCAAATTACGTTTTGCTTACTTTTATTGTTGTCTTTATTTGGTACACAAACTCATTTTTTATCAGACAGCGTAAGAGAGAGCTCGGACTGTATCATTTAGTCGGTATTGAAAAACGTACGATTGGGAAAATGATTTTCTACGAGAATATGCTGCTGGGGATTTTTTCTTTGGTGGTCGGTATTTTACTAGGTACCGTGTTTTCAAGGCTGTTTGTGCTGTTTTTACTAAAGCTTATGGGACTGTCGTTTTCTATTACGCTCACATTTTCTCTTCAAGCGGTTTTGAAAACAGCCGTAGTGTTTTTGATTGTTACCATTTTTATCTCGTTTCAAGGCTATTTTATTATGTACCGCTATACGCTATTAGATTTGTTTCAAGCAGAAAGCAAAAGTGAACGCGTAAATAAAATGAATTCGAAACGCTCAATTGCAGTGGGAGGACTGGGTATCTTACTCGTTGGCTATGGGTACTACCTTTCATCGGGAAACATTGTGACGCCTAATTTTTTTCTAATTGTAGCCGTTGTACTGTTCTCGGTCATTTTCGGTACATTTTTACTTTTTAAAGCCACAATTGAGTGGCTGATGGGACTTTACCGAGAGCATGCAAGCCGATATTATTCGTTTGCAAATATGCTAAGCGTTTCTACGATGATGTATCGCATTAAAGCAAATGCACGAGTGTTAACCCTAATTACGATTTTGTCGGCTACTACACTTGTAGCAGTTGGTGTGACGTATTCCTCGTACTATAACACAAAAGCCGATGCCAGAAGCATGCAGCCTTATGACTATACGCTGCACAGTAAAAACGCAGCGCAAGGCTTTATGGATGTACTGCGTGAGTTAGATATCCAATCAAATCAGTATGTCTATCATATCGTGAAGCATTCCGCTGATTTATCGGATTTTCGATTTATTACATCGGGCTACTATAAAGATAGGGAACAAATCAGCTTTTTAGATGAAGAAGAAGTGCGGAAAAATGGCGTTTCGGTTCCTGCGCTAAGCGCAAATGAAACCGTTATTTTTGATTCAATGGCAAAAGGAAAAGTGTTTAAGCCTAGTACAGGTAAAACCGCAGCTGTGCAGCTGAAGGAATCAGAACAGCTTGCTTTAAAAGTCGTTAAATCCGAGCCTTTGCTCATTCTTGATTCTGACAGTGCCGGCTATCAGTTTGTAGTCAATCACGACACGTTTATCAAACTTTCAAAGGCTGGAAAAAAGCAAGCGGTGTACGTATTTAATACCGATGATGGAAACAAACAAAACGAACTTACTAAGAACTATCATCAAATCGCAAAAGAAGCTGGAGAAAGCCGTACTTCATACTATGATGTGTTTCAGGCAGGCTTAATGAGTAAAGGATTGTTTATTTTTATTGGAGGATTTTTAGGGCTCGTCTTTTTGATGGCAACGGGCAGTATTATTTATTTTAAGCAAATCTCCGAAGCCGAACAAGAGCGCAAAAGATTTGAAGTACTGCGCAAGCTTGGGTTTTCAGTGTCTCAAATGATGAGCGCCGTTCGAAAGCAGCAGCTGTTTACGTTTGGTTTGCCTTTAGTAATTGGCATCTTGCACAGTCTATTTGCGCTGAAGGTCATTACGAATCTAACCGGTGAAAGTCTGATCGTTCCTGTTTTAATAGCGGATGCAGTATACGGGGTTATTTATTTCATTTTCTACTGGCTGACAATGAATTACTATCGAATGGTAATAAAGCGACTGTAA
- a CDS encoding ABC transporter ATP-binding protein, with translation MSIVLEGKNVTKTFGSRGNVYEALQGIDFTIEEGEFVGIMGPSGAGKTTLMNILSTIDRPTDGEVWIQGENVALMKDKKLSAFRRNHLGFIFQDYNLLDTLTVKENILLPLTVTKMSKKEMEAKLKDTATRLGIYELAGKYPYEISGGQKQRVAAARAIITNPAVIFADEPTGALDSKAASSLLEKMSQLNQEDRATIIMVTHDPLASSYCSRVLFIKDGQIYTELFKGEQTRQEFFKRIMNIQGALGGEGYDRI, from the coding sequence ATGAGTATTGTCCTTGAAGGGAAAAATGTAACCAAAACGTTTGGATCAAGAGGAAACGTATACGAAGCGCTACAAGGAATTGATTTTACAATCGAAGAAGGAGAGTTTGTCGGTATTATGGGACCATCTGGAGCGGGAAAAACGACGCTGATGAACATTCTTTCAACGATTGACCGTCCCACAGATGGCGAGGTATGGATTCAAGGAGAAAACGTAGCGCTCATGAAAGATAAGAAGCTGTCTGCTTTCAGACGCAATCATCTAGGATTTATTTTTCAAGATTATAATTTACTGGATACGTTAACAGTAAAAGAAAATATTCTTCTGCCGCTTACGGTTACAAAAATGTCTAAGAAAGAAATGGAAGCGAAGCTGAAAGACACCGCAACGCGACTAGGCATCTATGAGCTGGCGGGTAAGTACCCGTATGAGATTTCTGGTGGACAAAAACAGCGCGTTGCAGCAGCGAGAGCAATTATTACGAATCCAGCCGTTATTTTCGCCGATGAACCTACCGGAGCTCTTGATTCCAAGGCCGCTTCAAGCCTGCTTGAAAAGATGTCCCAGTTAAATCAAGAAGACCGTGCCACCATTATTATGGTGACGCATGATCCGCTGGCTTCAAGCTACTGCAGCCGCGTGCTGTTTATTAAAGACGGACAAATTTACACGGAGCTGTTTAAAGGCGAACAAACGAGACAAGAATTTTTCAAACGAATTATGAACATTCAAGGCGCATTAGGCGGTGAAGGCTATGACCGTATTTGA
- a CDS encoding YxeA family protein translates to MKRKWISLLALIFIVGACIGGVKIYQNAATEHQYGIIPKEAKKVDDYGRVQYTISVINEKGQTTFQTFTTIKQLKEGTVIDLFVRGNEVRKYDIITKNELPQRVKSVWPTKERKEEGK, encoded by the coding sequence ATGAAGCGAAAGTGGATTAGCCTTTTAGCCCTGATTTTTATTGTGGGAGCATGTATAGGAGGAGTAAAGATTTATCAAAACGCCGCAACGGAGCATCAATACGGGATCATCCCAAAAGAAGCAAAAAAAGTGGACGACTATGGACGAGTTCAATATACCATTTCAGTAATAAACGAAAAAGGACAAACAACTTTTCAAACGTTTACGACGATTAAACAGTTAAAAGAAGGAACGGTTATTGACCTTTTTGTTCGAGGTAACGAAGTTCGGAAATATGACATTATAACAAAAAATGAGCTGCCGCAGCGGGTGAAAAGCGTGTGGCCTACAAAAGAACGAAAGGAGGAAGGGAAATGA
- a CDS encoding sensor histidine kinase, whose translation MWKSFLRERLSWILFVLLWLSVIDALLLLEYDIKVSSTSFWYLNLLTLCMLILFLLWRGVKERRFIKRLSLMLQNDAYDLQEMHSYVRTKADEDMLSLLQRIDRVYRRQTHALHVQQREQQEYITTWVHEIKTPLTAMKLLINARRTELYKWPWLKDIEDEWMKIDGLVDQNLYAARLRHLEKDYQVQAVSLSELVFPNVAYFSKWCIEKRLHIDEKNLDTLVHTDPKWMQFVVKQVLSNAIKYSPLEGKLSFFSEETPKYVKLFIVDQGEGIPPQDLPRIFEKGFTGNVGRKSKGATGLGLYFSKKITDALGHRIEVHSLLHEGTTVILTFYKPNSFDNLSKM comes from the coding sequence ATGTGGAAAAGTTTTTTAAGAGAAAGGCTAAGCTGGATTCTATTCGTTCTTCTATGGCTGAGTGTAATCGATGCTCTGCTGCTTCTCGAGTATGATATTAAGGTATCGTCTACTTCGTTTTGGTACTTGAATCTTTTAACGCTGTGTATGCTAATTCTGTTTCTTTTATGGAGAGGAGTAAAAGAAAGAAGATTTATAAAAAGATTAAGTTTAATGCTGCAGAATGACGCGTACGATTTACAAGAAATGCATTCATACGTGCGAACGAAAGCAGATGAAGACATGCTGAGTCTGCTGCAGCGTATAGATCGTGTCTATCGCAGACAAACTCACGCTCTTCACGTACAGCAGCGAGAACAGCAGGAATATATAACGACGTGGGTTCATGAAATCAAAACGCCGCTTACTGCTATGAAGCTGCTTATTAACGCTCGTCGTACAGAGCTTTATAAATGGCCTTGGCTTAAGGATATTGAAGATGAATGGATGAAAATTGATGGGTTAGTAGATCAGAATTTATATGCCGCACGTCTGCGTCACTTAGAAAAAGATTACCAGGTGCAGGCAGTGTCGCTAAGCGAACTTGTTTTTCCAAACGTTGCGTATTTCTCGAAATGGTGTATTGAGAAAAGACTGCATATTGATGAAAAGAATCTAGATACGTTAGTGCACACTGACCCAAAGTGGATGCAGTTTGTTGTGAAGCAAGTGTTATCCAATGCAATTAAATATAGCCCTCTAGAAGGAAAGCTTTCTTTTTTTAGTGAAGAAACGCCGAAGTATGTGAAGTTATTTATCGTTGACCAAGGGGAGGGCATTCCACCACAAGACCTTCCGCGCATATTTGAAAAAGGATTTACAGGAAATGTCGGAAGAAAATCGAAAGGAGCTACGGGGCTAGGGCTGTATTTTTCAAAAAAAATTACAGATGCTCTTGGCCATCGAATAGAGGTACATTCACTTTTACACGAAGGAACCACGGTAATTTTGACCTTCTACAAACCGAATTCTTTTGATAACCTTTCAAAAATGTAA
- a CDS encoding response regulator transcription factor, with protein MKILIVEDDSKIYELVKEKFEQWSFEVAGVEDFQKVMEVFIAESPELVILDVNLPVYDGFYWCQQIRTVSKTPIVFLSSREHPMDIVMAMNVGADDYIQKPFNLDVLIAKVQALLRRTYSYGDTISDVIEWNGAVLDLKKGSLHYNDREVHLTKNEFFILRLLLEERGKIVSREELMRRLWEDEKFVSDNTLSVNITRIRTKLEEIGLNDQIVTKKGQGYLVN; from the coding sequence ATGAAAATTTTAATTGTAGAAGACGATAGCAAAATATATGAATTAGTGAAAGAAAAATTCGAACAGTGGTCATTTGAAGTGGCTGGAGTAGAAGATTTTCAAAAGGTAATGGAAGTATTTATTGCAGAAAGCCCAGAATTGGTCATTTTAGACGTGAATTTACCTGTATATGACGGGTTTTACTGGTGTCAGCAAATACGTACAGTTTCAAAAACTCCTATCGTATTTCTGTCGTCTCGTGAACATCCAATGGACATTGTTATGGCAATGAATGTTGGGGCGGATGACTATATCCAAAAGCCGTTTAACTTGGATGTTCTTATTGCTAAAGTGCAGGCACTTCTGCGCAGAACGTATTCGTATGGAGACACGATTTCAGACGTTATCGAGTGGAACGGCGCGGTGCTAGACTTAAAAAAAGGAAGTTTGCATTATAACGATCGAGAAGTTCATTTAACGAAAAATGAATTTTTTATTTTACGGCTTCTTTTGGAAGAGCGAGGCAAGATTGTATCGCGAGAAGAGCTTATGCGAAGATTATGGGAAGATGAGAAATTTGTAAGTGACAATACGCTTTCAGTCAACATCACACGCATTCGTACCAAGCTGGAAGAAATCGGGCTGAATGATCAAATCGTGACCAAAAAAGGTCAAGGATATCTGGTGAATTAA